A DNA window from Arachis hypogaea cultivar Tifrunner chromosome 18, arahy.Tifrunner.gnm2.J5K5, whole genome shotgun sequence contains the following coding sequences:
- the LOC112772239 gene encoding novel plant SNARE 12-like yields MSNQELINAGMKQMDKTDQAIERSKQVVHQTIEVGTQTATTLKGQTEQMGRIVNELDSIQFSIKKALQLVKEIGRQVATDKCIMLLLVLIVYGVIAIIVVKVLSSFDLLISSICH; encoded by the exons ATGTCTAATCAAGAACTTATCAATGCTGGGATGAAGCAAATGGATAAAACTGATCAGGCTATTGAAAGATCTAAACAG GTTGTTCATCAAACAATCGAAGTAGGCACCCAAACTGCTACTACCTTGAAGGGCCAA ACTGAACAAATGGGTCGGATTGTTAATGAGCttgattcaattcaattttcaattaagAAGGCCTTGCAGCTTGTGAAGGAGATTGGCAGACAg GTAGCTACTGATAAGTGCATCATGCTACTTTTGGTGCTTATTGTCTATGGTGTCATTGCCATTATTGTTGTGAAGGTACTATCTTCATTCGATCTATTAATTTCATCAATTTGTCACTGA